Proteins from one Gossypium raimondii isolate GPD5lz chromosome 8, ASM2569854v1, whole genome shotgun sequence genomic window:
- the LOC128042847 gene encoding protein MAIN-LIKE 1-like, translating into MCRATRPSKAKIGGCLSLLQSWARFHFPFLRPRVDHPYTFPLITRWNHPTSYARLPTSLEDIRLLLDQQSETHFQWTPYEDSTIRAVISYEYLQNPNVWHVKVTLINYVTVEMHQSDRVLRQFGCRQPIPVAPEVFDDQHKIDLRQLHTDWPRF; encoded by the exons atgtgcagggcgacgcgaccgagtaaagcgaaaatcggaggttgcctgtcactactgcagtcatgggcacggtttcactttccatttttacgtcctcgagtggaccacccatatacattcccactcataacgag gtggaaccatccgacaagttatgctcgattacctacctctcttgaagatatacggcttctattagaccaacagtcggaaacacat tttcaatggacgcCATACGAGGATTCGACAATTCGAGCAGTAATTTCGTATGAGTACCTCCAAAATCCAAACGTTTGGCACGTGAAAGTTACGTTGATCAACTATGTgaccgtggagatgcaccagtcagaTAGAGTGTTACGGcaatttggatgtagacaaccgattcccgtggcacctgaggtgtttgatgatcagcacaaaatcgacctacgacaattgcatacggattggccgagattctgA
- the LOC105791004 gene encoding cinnamoyl-CoA reductase-like SNL6 — translation MDHEKPAACVLDASTYVGFWILKGLLNRGYTVHAAIQIKGSETDIVKKIKEMERVEERLSVFSVDTLDYHSILVALKGCSALFCCLDCPDGYDDLIVDLEVRGAINVVEACAQTDSMQKIVFTSSLTAAIWRENICSQTDVDERCWSDQDFCRKMKLWYALAKTLSEQAAWALAMDRMLNMVSVNAGLVVGPAVAQQNPCSTMSYLKGAAEMFENGVLAVVDVKFLADVHIRAFEDSSTIGRYFCFNQIVHTEEEAVKLVETLSPLLSSQPKYECQGSEAYAERLRTKKLNKLVEGTA, via the exons ATGGATCACGAAAAGCCAGCAGCTTGTGTTCTTGATGCATCTACCTATGTGGGGTTTTGGATTCTCAAAGGACTGTTGAATAGAGGTTACACAGTTCATGCAGCTATTCAGATAAAGG GATCAGAGACAGATATAGTGAAGAAAATTAAGGAAATGGAAAGAGTGGAGGAGAGATTATCAGTTTTTAGTGTGGATACTCTGGATTACCATAGCATTCTTGTTGCTTTGAAGGGTTGCTCTGCTTTGTTCTGTTGTTTAGACTGTCCAGATGGTTATGAT GATCTAATTGTGGATTTGGAAGTGAGGGGAGCAATCAATGTAGTTGAGGCCTGCGCACAAACAGATAGCATGCAGAAAATTGTATTCACTTCTTCCTTAACTGCAGCTATTTGGAGAGAAAACATTTGTTCACAGACAGATGTAGATGAGAGGTGTTGGAGTGATCAAGATTTCTGCCGCAAAATGAAG TTGTGGTATGCCCTTGCTAAAACACTCTCCGAGCAGGCTGCCTGGGCTCTTGCTATGGATCGAATGCTTAACATGGTTTCTGTGAATGCTGGACTAGTTGTTGGCCCTGCTGTTGCACAGCAAAATCCTTGTTCAACCATGTCCTATCTTAAAG GAGCTGCTGAAATGTTTGAAAACGGAGTTCTAGCTGTTGTGGATGTGAAGTTTTTAGCTGACGTTCATATTCGAGCTTTCGAAGATTCATCTACCATCGGACGATACTTTTGCTTCAATCAAATAGTGCATACTGAGGAAGAAGCTGTTAAACTTGTAGAAACCCTGAGCCCTTTGTTATCTTCACAGCCCAA ATATGAATGCCAAGGGAGCGAGGCCTATGCTGAGAGGTTGAGAACCAAGAAATTGAACAAACTGGTTGAAGGCACTGCATAA